The following coding sequences lie in one Halorarum halophilum genomic window:
- the gatE gene encoding Glu-tRNA(Gln) amidotransferase subunit GatE, translating to MTDRDYDDLGLVAGLEIHQQLDTATKLFCGSPTTLREPAEAERTISRFLHPTKSELGEIDEAALEESQVEREFEYLAYDTTCLVEEDDEPPAEVDAEALSVAMQIANLLDATVVDQAHVMRKIVIDGSNTSGFQRSILLGQEGEIETPDGPVGIEDLMLEEESAKRVEETDEGVRYSLDRLGIPLVEIGTKPDISTPAQARDAAERIGMLLRSTGAVKRGLGTIRQDVNVSIAKGARVEIKGVQALDQIDEIVALEADRQAELVAIAGALQGRDAAVGEPVDVTGVFADTDSGVIAGALDAGGEVHAVRLEGFEDLVGRELQPDRRLGTELSDHAKRHGAGGIFHTDELPAYGVTEAEVEALREAVDAGPNDAVALVADDPDTAELAIEAAADRARAAIEGVPEETRGANDDGTTRYMRPLPGAARLYPETDVPPVELDPADVETPELLTEKSERYADEYGLDAGLAEQVAYGRRMPLFEEAVDAGVDPTFAATTLESTVTELRRDDVPVENVSDDQFLAVLALVEDGDLAKEGVVDVLSTLARNPDLSAEEAVEEAGLSGVDDEEVREAIAEVVERNAEQVESEGMGAFSGLMGEAMGALRGKADGEVVSDVLREEIQKRA from the coding sequence ATGACCGACCGCGACTACGACGACCTCGGACTCGTCGCCGGGCTGGAGATCCACCAGCAACTCGACACGGCGACGAAACTGTTCTGCGGGTCGCCGACGACGCTGCGTGAACCGGCGGAGGCGGAGCGGACCATCAGCCGGTTCCTCCACCCGACGAAGTCGGAACTCGGCGAGATCGACGAGGCTGCCCTCGAGGAGTCACAGGTGGAGCGGGAGTTCGAGTACCTCGCGTACGACACGACTTGCCTCGTCGAGGAGGACGACGAACCGCCCGCCGAGGTCGACGCCGAGGCGCTCTCGGTCGCCATGCAGATCGCGAACCTGCTCGACGCGACCGTCGTCGACCAGGCGCACGTGATGCGGAAGATCGTCATCGACGGGTCGAACACCTCCGGCTTCCAGCGCTCGATACTGCTGGGCCAGGAGGGCGAGATCGAGACGCCCGACGGACCCGTCGGGATCGAGGATCTGATGCTGGAGGAGGAGTCCGCAAAACGCGTCGAGGAGACGGACGAGGGCGTCCGCTACTCGCTCGACAGGCTGGGCATCCCGCTGGTGGAGATCGGCACGAAGCCGGACATCTCGACGCCGGCCCAGGCCCGCGACGCCGCCGAGCGCATCGGCATGCTGCTCCGCTCGACGGGCGCCGTCAAGCGCGGACTCGGCACCATCCGGCAGGACGTGAACGTCTCCATCGCCAAGGGGGCACGCGTGGAGATCAAGGGGGTGCAGGCGCTGGACCAGATCGACGAGATCGTCGCGCTGGAGGCCGACCGGCAGGCGGAACTCGTCGCCATCGCCGGGGCGCTCCAGGGGCGCGACGCGGCGGTCGGCGAGCCGGTCGACGTGACCGGGGTGTTCGCCGACACCGACTCCGGCGTCATCGCGGGCGCGCTCGACGCCGGCGGCGAGGTCCACGCGGTCCGGCTCGAAGGGTTCGAGGACCTCGTCGGACGCGAACTCCAGCCGGACCGCAGGCTCGGCACCGAACTGTCGGACCACGCGAAGCGCCACGGCGCGGGCGGCATCTTCCACACCGACGAACTCCCCGCCTACGGCGTCACCGAGGCCGAAGTCGAGGCGCTCCGCGAGGCGGTCGACGCCGGCCCGAACGACGCCGTCGCGCTCGTCGCCGACGACCCCGATACGGCGGAACTCGCCATCGAGGCGGCTGCCGACCGCGCGCGGGCGGCCATCGAGGGGGTCCCTGAGGAGACGCGAGGCGCCAACGACGACGGGACAACGCGGTACATGCGGCCGCTCCCCGGCGCGGCGCGGCTCTACCCCGAGACGGACGTCCCGCCGGTCGAACTCGACCCGGCCGACGTGGAGACGCCGGAGCTCCTCACCGAGAAGTCAGAGCGGTACGCCGACGAGTACGGCCTCGACGCCGGTCTCGCAGAGCAGGTGGCGTACGGCAGGCGGATGCCGCTGTTCGAGGAGGCCGTCGACGCGGGCGTCGACCCCACCTTCGCCGCCACGACGCTCGAATCGACCGTGACTGAGCTGCGACGCGACGACGTGCCCGTCGAGAACGTCTCCGACGACCAGTTCCTCGCCGTGCTCGCGCTCGTCGAGGACGGCGACCTGGCGAAGGAGGGCGTGGTCGACGTGCTCTCGACGCTCGCCCGGAACCCCGACCTGAGCGCCGAGGAGGCCGTCGAGGAGGCCGGGCTGTCGGGGGTCGACGACGAGGAGGTCAGGGAGGCGATCGCCGAGGTCGTGGAACGCAACGCCGAGCAGGTCGAGTCGGAGGGGATGGGCGCCTTCTCCGGCCTGATGGGCGAAGCGATGGGCGCGCTCCGCGGCAAGGCGGACGGCGAGGTCGTGAGCGACGTCCTGCGCGAGGAGATCCAGAAGCGGGCGTGA
- a CDS encoding HVO_2901 family zinc finger protein codes for MQQLISRSTGRDLLRCRRCGTEFPEGRATTDGWHYSCPKDGCEATGIGDGLKRLD; via the coding sequence ATGCAGCAACTCATCTCCCGGAGTACCGGCCGGGATCTCCTGCGGTGCCGCCGGTGCGGCACCGAGTTCCCCGAGGGGCGCGCGACGACGGACGGGTGGCACTACTCGTGCCCCAAGGACGGCTGTGAAGCCACCGGGATCGGCGACGGCCTGAAGCGACTCGACTGA
- a CDS encoding winged helix-turn-helix transcriptional regulator, with product MSDLDDTDLDILRMLAEDGRRSYSDIGEAVDLSPPAVSDRVSRLREAGVIRRFTIDVDRSTLRAGTPVLLRVTPATGEREAVRGALSDDAAVEHVFLTADGDVLAHARVPHGPTYEWVESTLGPERIADLAVESLADAEWTPSVGATEFAFECVECGNSVTSEGATARLDGSLYHFCCPSCESRFRERYDRIEEGV from the coding sequence ATGTCCGACCTGGACGACACCGACCTGGACATCCTCCGGATGCTGGCCGAGGACGGCCGCCGGTCCTACAGCGACATCGGCGAGGCCGTCGACCTCTCCCCGCCGGCCGTCTCCGACCGGGTCTCCCGACTCCGCGAGGCCGGGGTCATCCGGCGGTTCACCATCGACGTCGACCGATCCACCCTCCGCGCCGGGACGCCGGTCCTCCTCCGAGTCACCCCGGCGACGGGGGAGCGCGAGGCGGTGCGGGGGGCGCTCTCCGACGACGCGGCCGTCGAGCACGTGTTCCTCACCGCCGACGGCGACGTCCTCGCCCACGCTCGCGTCCCCCACGGCCCGACCTACGAGTGGGTCGAGTCGACGCTCGGCCCCGAACGGATCGCCGACCTCGCGGTCGAGTCGCTCGCCGACGCGGAGTGGACGCCGAGCGTCGGCGCGACCGAGTTCGCCTTCGAGTGCGTCGAGTGCGGGAACTCCGTGACGAGCGAGGGCGCGACCGCCCGTCTCGACGGGTCGCTGTACCACTTCTGCTGTCCCTCCTGCGAGTCGCGGTTCCGCGAGCGATACGACCGGATCGAGGAAGGAGTCTAG
- a CDS encoding citrate synthase/methylcitrate synthase: MTDEDDIARGLEDVTVAETRLSSIDGEAGELVIGGFPLAELAGNVTFEETVFLLREDRLPNESELASFREDLASRRAIAPETRETLRAAAEDGLPAMDVLRMGVAAANLGGDADGAGGTDEKQELGDLSDDALTAIAVMPTVVAAYWRYREGDEPVAPREDLGHAANYLYMLTGEEPDEAAVRGLETYLNTVIDHGLNASTFTARCIASTESDVFSAVTGAVGALKGPLHGGAPGPVLEMLIDIHESGDPEAAVRERLDAGERLMGFGHRVYSVRDPRAAVLSDAAESFYEESGDTDFFESAREAERVGVEALAEHKPGRRLETNVEFYTAVLLHGIGIPRELFTATFGVARVGGWTAHCLEQREDNRIVRPRARYVGETDRAWTPVGER, encoded by the coding sequence GTGACCGACGAAGACGACATCGCACGCGGGCTGGAGGACGTCACGGTCGCCGAGACCCGCTTGAGCAGCATCGACGGCGAGGCCGGCGAGCTGGTCATCGGCGGCTTCCCGCTCGCCGAACTCGCGGGCAACGTGACGTTCGAGGAAACAGTGTTCCTGCTCCGGGAGGACAGGCTGCCGAACGAGTCCGAACTGGCGTCGTTCCGCGAGGATCTCGCGTCCCGTCGCGCGATCGCCCCGGAGACGCGGGAGACGCTCCGCGCGGCCGCCGAGGACGGGTTGCCGGCGATGGACGTGCTCCGGATGGGTGTGGCCGCCGCGAACCTGGGTGGTGACGCCGACGGAGCGGGAGGGACGGACGAGAAGCAGGAGTTGGGCGACCTGTCGGACGACGCGCTCACCGCCATCGCGGTGATGCCGACGGTCGTGGCGGCGTACTGGCGCTATCGCGAGGGGGACGAGCCAGTGGCGCCCCGCGAGGACCTCGGCCACGCGGCGAACTACCTCTACATGCTCACGGGGGAGGAACCGGACGAGGCAGCGGTTCGGGGGCTGGAGACGTACCTCAACACCGTGATCGACCACGGGCTGAACGCCTCGACGTTCACCGCACGGTGCATCGCCTCCACCGAGTCCGACGTGTTCTCGGCGGTGACGGGCGCCGTCGGCGCACTGAAGGGGCCGCTCCACGGCGGCGCGCCCGGCCCGGTGCTCGAGATGCTGATCGACATCCACGAGTCCGGCGACCCCGAGGCGGCGGTCCGGGAGCGCCTCGACGCCGGCGAACGGTTGATGGGATTCGGTCACCGGGTCTACTCGGTTCGAGACCCGCGTGCGGCCGTCCTCTCGGACGCGGCGGAGTCGTTCTACGAGGAGTCGGGGGACACCGATTTCTTCGAGTCGGCCCGCGAGGCGGAACGCGTCGGTGTCGAGGCGCTCGCCGAGCACAAGCCGGGTCGACGGCTCGAGACGAACGTGGAGTTCTACACCGCGGTCCTGCTCCACGGCATCGGCATCCCGCGGGAGCTGTTCACGGCGACCTTCGGCGTCGCCCGCGTCGGGGGCTGGACCGCCCACTGTCTGGAACAGCGGGAGGACAACCGGATCGTCCGTCCGCGCGCTCGCTACGTCGGCGAAACCGACCGGGCGTGGACCCCAGTGGGCGAGCGGTAG
- a CDS encoding class II fumarate hydratase, with product MSDDGDYRIERDSLGEMEVPADAYWGAQTQRAVENFPISGISFGRRFVRALGVVKKAAARANRDLGHVDEDVAGAITEAADEVIAGEHDDQFPVDVFQTGSGTSSNMNANEVIANRAAELMGEGIGDRVVHPNDHVNFGQSSNDVIPTAMHVAALEAVEKDLMPALEELHAALEEKEAEFDGVVKTGRTHLQDATPVRLGQEFGGYRAQVQKGIKRVADTRFHLRELALGGTAVGTGLNTDPEFPELAAEYISEETNTQFREADNHFEAQAAHDAMAEAHGALRTVAGSLNKIANDLRLLASGPRNGLGEIEQPENQPGSSIMPGKVNPVVAEAVNQVHKQVVGNDAAVAAGAAEGQIDLNLYKPVLAHNFLQSTELLANASSVFGERFVAKLEANEEYCAERVEQSMALATALNPAIGYDRASEVAKTALKEDKTVREVVLEKGYLSEEEADEVLDPEAMTHTGILGED from the coding sequence ATGAGCGACGACGGAGACTACCGCATCGAACGCGACAGCCTCGGCGAGATGGAGGTCCCGGCCGACGCGTACTGGGGCGCACAGACCCAGCGCGCGGTCGAGAACTTCCCCATCTCCGGAATCAGCTTCGGCCGACGGTTCGTCCGGGCGCTGGGCGTAGTCAAGAAGGCCGCGGCGCGGGCGAACCGTGACCTCGGTCACGTCGACGAGGACGTGGCTGGGGCCATCACGGAGGCGGCCGACGAGGTCATCGCCGGCGAACACGACGACCAGTTCCCCGTCGACGTGTTCCAGACGGGGTCGGGCACCTCCTCGAACATGAACGCGAACGAGGTCATCGCCAACCGCGCGGCCGAACTCATGGGCGAGGGGATCGGCGACCGCGTCGTCCACCCGAACGACCACGTGAACTTCGGGCAGTCGAGCAACGACGTGATCCCGACGGCGATGCACGTCGCCGCGCTCGAGGCCGTGGAGAAGGACCTGATGCCGGCGCTGGAGGAGCTCCACGCCGCGCTCGAGGAGAAGGAGGCGGAGTTCGACGGCGTCGTCAAGACCGGCCGGACGCACCTCCAGGACGCGACGCCGGTCCGACTCGGCCAGGAGTTCGGCGGCTACCGCGCGCAGGTACAGAAGGGGATCAAGCGCGTCGCCGACACGCGCTTCCACCTGCGCGAACTCGCCCTCGGCGGCACCGCCGTCGGGACCGGGCTCAATACCGACCCCGAGTTCCCCGAGCTCGCGGCGGAGTACATCTCCGAGGAGACGAACACGCAGTTCCGCGAGGCGGACAACCACTTCGAGGCGCAGGCGGCCCACGACGCGATGGCCGAGGCGCACGGCGCGCTCCGCACGGTCGCGGGGAGCCTGAACAAGATCGCGAACGACCTCCGGCTGCTCGCCTCCGGCCCACGCAACGGCCTGGGCGAGATCGAACAGCCCGAGAACCAGCCCGGGAGCAGCATCATGCCGGGCAAGGTCAACCCCGTCGTCGCCGAGGCGGTGAACCAGGTCCACAAGCAGGTCGTCGGCAACGACGCCGCCGTCGCCGCGGGCGCGGCGGAGGGACAGATCGACCTGAACCTGTACAAGCCGGTGCTGGCGCACAACTTCCTCCAGTCGACGGAGCTCCTCGCGAACGCCTCGTCGGTCTTCGGCGAGCGCTTCGTCGCGAAACTGGAGGCGAACGAGGAGTACTGCGCCGAGCGCGTCGAGCAGTCGATGGCGCTCGCGACCGCGCTCAACCCCGCGATCGGCTACGACAGGGCCAGCGAGGTCGCCAAGACCGCGCTGAAGGAGGACAAGACCGTCCGCGAGGTAGTCCTGGAGAAGGGCTACCTCTCCGAGGAGGAGGCCGACGAGGTGCTCGACCCCGAGGCGATGACGCACACGGGTATCCTCGGCGAGGACTGA
- a CDS encoding SRPBCC family protein — MSTYRRRMRVDAPFDEVWSFHSRVSGLEAVTPSFMNLRVERVVGPDGEVDPDVLEAGTRLRMSVRPFGVGPRRPWTSYIREREAGETDGYFVDTMEEGPFPAWRHTHRFRADGDGTVVQDDVRYRLPGGPFGRALGPFAVVGFEPMFRHRHRRTRELLE; from the coding sequence ATGAGCACCTACCGGCGTCGAATGCGCGTCGATGCACCGTTCGACGAGGTCTGGTCGTTCCACTCGCGGGTCTCCGGCCTGGAGGCGGTGACGCCGTCGTTCATGAACCTGCGCGTCGAGCGCGTCGTCGGCCCCGACGGGGAGGTTGATCCGGACGTCCTGGAGGCCGGAACCCGCCTCCGGATGAGCGTCCGGCCATTCGGCGTCGGACCGCGTCGGCCCTGGACCTCGTACATCCGGGAGCGCGAGGCCGGGGAGACCGACGGCTACTTCGTCGACACGATGGAGGAGGGACCGTTCCCGGCGTGGCGTCACACCCACCGGTTCCGTGCGGACGGCGACGGGACCGTCGTGCAGGACGACGTTCGGTACCGGCTCCCCGGCGGCCCGTTCGGCAGGGCGCTCGGCCCGTTCGCTGTCGTCGGCTTCGAGCCGATGTTCCGCCATCGACACCGGCGGACGAGGGAACTGCTGGAGTGA
- a CDS encoding DMT family transporter: MAVAEERVPPLAALVVAVLAVSTSAILVEWSHAPSIVKALYRVVFTIALLLPIVLGRPDDRAAFRRLRPRDTLVAVAAGLALAVHFAAWFESLRWTSVAASVTLVQAQPLFVAAGAWALLDERVTRKTVLGIGVALAGMLVMSGADVVLGTAALAGERPLFGNALAVLGAVTAASYVLAGRSLRQRLPLLPYVLVVYASCALALLVATIAQGYPLVGYRTREWLLFLAMAVGPGVFGHTVINWALAHVESSVVSVSLLGEPVGSTLLAVFLLAEYPTPMTLVGGAVVLAGVYLTAAARRSGS; this comes from the coding sequence CTGGCCGTCGCCGAGGAGCGCGTCCCGCCGCTCGCCGCGCTCGTCGTGGCCGTCCTCGCGGTGTCGACGAGTGCCATCCTCGTCGAGTGGAGCCACGCCCCGAGCATCGTGAAGGCGCTCTACCGCGTCGTCTTCACAATCGCACTCCTCCTCCCGATCGTGCTCGGCCGGCCGGACGACCGCGCCGCCTTTCGCCGACTCCGCCCGCGGGATACGCTCGTCGCCGTCGCCGCCGGCCTCGCGCTCGCGGTCCACTTCGCCGCCTGGTTCGAGAGCCTCCGGTGGACCTCCGTCGCCGCGAGCGTCACGCTCGTCCAGGCCCAGCCCCTGTTCGTCGCGGCGGGCGCCTGGGCGCTGCTCGACGAGCGCGTCACCCGGAAGACGGTCCTCGGCATCGGCGTCGCGCTTGCGGGGATGCTGGTGATGAGCGGCGCCGACGTGGTGCTCGGGACGGCGGCGCTCGCCGGCGAGCGCCCGCTGTTCGGCAACGCTCTGGCGGTGCTCGGCGCCGTCACCGCCGCGAGCTACGTGCTCGCCGGCCGGTCGCTCCGCCAGCGACTCCCGCTGCTCCCGTACGTGCTCGTCGTGTACGCGAGCTGTGCGCTCGCGTTGCTGGTGGCGACGATCGCGCAGGGGTACCCGCTCGTCGGCTACCGGACCCGCGAGTGGCTGCTCTTTCTCGCCATGGCCGTCGGACCGGGGGTGTTCGGACACACCGTCATCAACTGGGCGCTCGCGCACGTCGAGTCCAGCGTCGTTTCGGTGTCGTTGCTCGGCGAGCCCGTGGGGAGCACGCTCCTCGCGGTGTTCCTCCTCGCGGAGTACCCGACGCCGATGACGCTCGTCGGCGGCGCCGTCGTCCTCGCCGGCGTCTACCTCACCGCGGCGGCGCGACGAAGCGGCTCGTAG
- a CDS encoding NAD(P)/FAD-dependent oxidoreductase, with amino-acid sequence MAHVAVVGGGPAGLSAALFLAKNGLDVTVYDTDETWMHKAHLFNYPGIDSLDGDAYIEVAREQATRFGAELHLGEEVTAVSDDGGLAVTTGEDEYDANYVVLATGANRDLAEDLGCDTTEEGAIAADVTMETSVDGVYATGAMVRTEEWQAIISAGDGAAAALNILSRERGEHFHDFDTPADIREAFATLVDEG; translated from the coding sequence ATGGCTCACGTCGCTGTGGTCGGTGGGGGGCCGGCAGGACTCTCGGCCGCGCTGTTCCTCGCGAAGAACGGCCTCGACGTCACCGTCTACGACACCGACGAGACCTGGATGCACAAGGCTCACCTGTTCAACTATCCCGGCATCGACTCGCTCGACGGGGACGCCTACATCGAAGTAGCCCGTGAGCAGGCGACGCGCTTCGGCGCGGAACTCCACTTGGGCGAGGAGGTCACCGCCGTGAGCGACGACGGCGGACTCGCGGTCACGACCGGCGAGGACGAGTACGATGCGAACTACGTCGTGCTCGCGACCGGAGCGAACCGAGACCTCGCGGAGGACCTCGGCTGTGACACCACCGAGGAGGGCGCGATCGCCGCGGACGTGACGATGGAGACCAGCGTCGACGGCGTCTACGCCACGGGCGCGATGGTTCGGACCGAGGAGTGGCAGGCGATCATCTCGGCCGGCGACGGCGCCGCCGCGGCGCTCAACATCCTTTCCCGGGAGCGGGGGGAACACTTCCACGACTTCGACACTCCCGCGGACATCCGTGAGGCGTTCGCCACCCTCGTCGACGAAGGTTGA
- a CDS encoding gamma carbonic anhydrase family protein — translation MIRSVDGTTPRIADSAYVDDAAVVIGDVVLEAGASVWPNATLRGDSGTIVVGEGSNVQDNAVLHEDAELEADVTVGHGAIVHAATVGEGALVGMNAVVLDGSTVGEGAVVGAGSVVTEGTEVPPETLVVGSPAEPKAEVDEAAARAPATHYVELANRYEETSERVD, via the coding sequence GTGATCCGATCAGTCGACGGCACCACGCCGCGAATCGCGGACTCGGCGTACGTGGACGACGCGGCGGTCGTCATCGGCGACGTCGTGCTCGAAGCCGGGGCCAGCGTCTGGCCGAACGCGACCCTCCGGGGCGACAGCGGGACGATCGTCGTGGGCGAGGGCTCGAACGTACAGGACAACGCCGTGTTGCACGAGGACGCCGAACTCGAAGCGGACGTCACGGTCGGACACGGCGCCATCGTCCACGCCGCGACGGTCGGGGAGGGGGCGCTCGTCGGGATGAACGCCGTGGTTCTCGACGGCTCGACCGTCGGCGAGGGCGCCGTCGTCGGCGCCGGGTCGGTGGTGACGGAGGGAACCGAGGTGCCTCCCGAGACGCTCGTCGTCGGCTCCCCGGCGGAACCGAAGGCCGAGGTCGACGAGGCGGCCGCGCGGGCGCCCGCAACGCACTACGTGGAACTGGCGAACCGGTACGAGGAAACCTCCGAGCGCGTCGATTGA
- a CDS encoding uracil-xanthine permease family protein, whose product MNGDESGGSGRESDRTSFVEYGIEDRPSLSASVVLGLQHYLTMVGANVAVPLILAGALGMPTGETARFVGTFFVVSGVATLAQTTFGNRYPIVQGAPFSMLAPAIAIVTVVGATAGEPLWQTRLQALQGAIIVAALVEIAIGYFGIVGKLRQYLSPVTIAPTIVLIGLALFDVPQVTAATNDWWLLGLTLLLVLAFSQYLDRRHWAFRLFPVILGVSIAWVVAAALSVAGVYGSGAPGYVALGTVADAPAVVPIYPLQWGMPTFQLSFAIGMFAGVLASIVESFGDYHAVARLVGSGAPSEERINHGIGMEGIMNVFSGIMGTGGSTSYSENIGAIGLTGVASRFVVQIGAVMMLVVGYVGYVGQLVATIPDPIVGGLFVVMFGQIVAVGLSNLTYVDLNSSRNVFIVGFALFVGLAIPEYMGAVGSAEAFQAGMATVPLLGPALGTSVFAGTMYVVGTTGMAVGGLAALVLDNTIPGTDEERGLTRWESLTESSDAFQPFWREWFGGDERTPDAER is encoded by the coding sequence GTGAACGGAGACGAGAGCGGAGGGTCCGGGAGGGAGTCGGATCGGACGTCGTTCGTCGAGTACGGCATCGAGGACCGCCCGTCGTTGTCGGCCTCGGTCGTCCTCGGCCTCCAGCACTACCTGACGATGGTCGGCGCGAACGTCGCAGTGCCGCTCATTTTGGCGGGGGCGCTGGGGATGCCCACCGGCGAGACCGCCCGGTTCGTCGGGACGTTCTTCGTCGTCTCGGGGGTCGCGACGCTGGCGCAGACGACGTTCGGGAACCGCTACCCCATCGTGCAGGGGGCGCCGTTCTCGATGCTCGCGCCCGCGATCGCGATCGTCACCGTGGTCGGGGCGACCGCCGGCGAGCCACTCTGGCAGACTCGCCTCCAGGCGCTACAGGGCGCCATCATCGTGGCGGCGCTGGTGGAGATCGCCATCGGCTACTTCGGCATCGTCGGGAAACTCCGGCAGTACCTCTCCCCGGTGACTATCGCGCCGACCATCGTCCTCATCGGCCTCGCGCTGTTTGACGTCCCGCAGGTCACCGCCGCGACGAACGACTGGTGGCTGCTCGGGCTGACGCTGCTGCTCGTCCTCGCGTTCTCCCAGTACCTCGACCGACGACACTGGGCGTTCCGGCTGTTCCCAGTCATCCTCGGGGTCTCCATCGCCTGGGTCGTCGCCGCGGCCCTGTCGGTCGCCGGGGTCTACGGTTCTGGAGCGCCGGGCTACGTCGCCCTCGGCACCGTGGCGGACGCGCCGGCGGTGGTACCGATCTACCCGTTGCAGTGGGGGATGCCGACGTTCCAGCTCTCCTTCGCCATCGGGATGTTCGCCGGCGTCCTCGCCTCCATCGTCGAGAGCTTCGGCGACTACCACGCCGTCGCCAGGCTCGTCGGTAGCGGCGCGCCGAGCGAGGAGCGCATCAACCACGGCATCGGCATGGAGGGGATCATGAACGTCTTCTCCGGGATCATGGGGACCGGCGGCTCGACCTCCTACTCCGAGAACATCGGCGCCATCGGGCTGACGGGCGTCGCCTCCCGGTTCGTCGTCCAGATCGGCGCGGTGATGATGCTCGTCGTCGGCTATGTCGGCTACGTCGGACAGCTCGTCGCGACCATCCCCGACCCCATCGTCGGGGGCCTCTTCGTCGTCATGTTCGGCCAGATCGTCGCGGTCGGCCTCTCGAACCTGACGTACGTCGACCTCAACTCCTCGCGAAACGTCTTCATCGTCGGGTTCGCGCTGTTCGTCGGGCTGGCGATCCCCGAGTACATGGGCGCCGTCGGCAGCGCCGAGGCGTTCCAGGCGGGGATGGCGACGGTCCCGCTGCTCGGCCCGGCTCTCGGCACGTCCGTCTTCGCGGGCACGATGTACGTCGTCGGCACGACGGGGATGGCCGTCGGCGGGCTGGCCGCGCTCGTCCTCGACAACACGATACCGGGGACGGACGAGGAGCGCGGGCTCACGCGGTGGGAGTCGCTGACCGAATCGTCGGACGCCTTCCAGCCCTTCTGGCGAGAGTGGTTCGGCGGCGACGAGCGGACGCCCGACGCGGAGCGGTGA